ATCTATGGTTGCTTTCTTAAAGTTTACGTGATTCTTGTAATGGGGTCTATTTTGGCTTCTAAGAAAACAGAGAATGGGGGAAATTTTAAGAAATGAgaaaaactaaatttaaatacatgatttattttcatttcttcTCCTGGGATTTTCTTGGCAACACTAATTGCAGGAAAAATGTGTTGGGATAGCTTAGTTATATGCCACAGGCCTGTATAATGAAGAGATTTGTTCTAGCAGATTGCTTAATTGACAGTCAGGTTACCAGATCTACTGATAATGAAGAAATTATTTTGCCAGATTGATTATCGCCGGATACACCCAATGAAAATTTAGAAACCGAAAATGAGGGGTCATTGTTATTGCCGGGGGAATTAGAAATGGAATTGGAGCGGGTGGGATTGGGGTTGGGATCAGAGTCGGAGTTGGAAGCAGAACaggaacaagaagaagaagcaatgCGATTAAGGGACTCGTAGAAatgctcttcttcttcttgggaTGCGTCCTTATGGCAGTTGCAGTTGTTTCTGCTTATCTCTGGGCGGTCACTTTGAAACCTTTAGCTAGAGGGGCATTTGGCATCCACTAGATCAGAGGAAATAGAAATGGAGATGAGgggaagagagaaagagagcaagatgacaaaaaaaaaaaaaggaaatggaTTTTTGAACAGAGAAGAGATTGAAGCCGGGAGAGAAATTATGAGATACATAggtgaagaagaaagaaaaaagtttgTTATATGTTAATGGGACTAGTAAGGAAATTATAAAAGTTTTTATGCTGATGTAACGGTAAAGTgggtattttaaaaaaatagaaaaaactaTAGGAGTGATTAGGGGTGTgaaatcggtcggttcggtttcgaattgaatcgaaccgaaaaaaCCAAAAAtcgaattataaaaatattaaaaatcgaaaaaatcgattataaaaatataatcgaaccgataaaaattggttcggttcgatttgattcaaatcgaaatctatatttttttaaaaaattgttgcttttaatttcagtagaataatttaataaatatttcacataaatttatcaataaatattgtttaaatacataataataataatacttaaaaaatctataaaaatccatataaaatttaaaaatatataaaaaccaGTATTTCTATGTATAAAATCGATTTTTTGGTTTTTAACACgtttaaactgaaccgaactgaaaactgaataaattgaaaaatactaACCGAACTGAACCAAACATTTCGATTAACCAAactattaaatcaaaattaatcggttcggttcgtttTTTCGGTTCAGACCGATTTATGCTTTCCCTAggagtaggggtgagcagtattcggttcaaaccgaaaaaaccgaccgaaccgaaccgatttgaaaatttggttcggttttttatatatttcggttcggtttttcattcggttcggttttgatcagaaaaaaaccgaaaaaaccgaaccgaaccgattagtaataataatatatatttttaataatatatagaaattaaattatattaaaattaaaatattttaattaaattttaaaatattaaaaataaaatgtaaaaaataaaaaaattattaaaaatcgaaatcgatcaaaccgaatcgaactgaaccgaatcagaccggttccgttcgattcggtttttaaccaaaatcggttcgattcagttttcataaacactcaaatttcggttttcgatttattcggttcggttcggttttgaaccgaaccgaccgaatgctcacccctacctaggagtgatagagtaattattttaaattacttcTCACCGactgtaaaattttaatttctacttCTCGGAGATTGGTGATCTTTGGATTTCGCAATCTTTGGATTTCGCACAGAAGTTGAAGGAATCCGGTAAATATCAGGAGCAGAAGCAAAGCCAGCCAACCAAAGGAACGGAAGAAGAGCTTTCTTCACACACAGGTCAAATTCaaaggggagagagagagagagagagagagctctcTCCGTTTCTATATTTTCTTGTGGACACTTGATAGATCTCCGTTCTGCTTTTTCCGATCATCGATGGGATTATGGGAAGCTTTTCTCAATTGGCTTCGAAGGTTAGCTCCGCTCTCGCTTTCCTTTTACATTTGTATGTAATATTTGCGATTTTGGTGCAATTATTATCATTCTATTTGTTCGTTGTTTATGcatatttaattttgtttttcgGATTGGGAAGGCAATGACTGTAGAAAGATTTTTATGTTTTACTTCGATTTGTTTTTGCATCCGGTGCTTGAGATTTAAATTCTGCAGGCGTATCTGTTTGGCTTCTTTTCCTGTGTATGTTCTTTTGCATTTCGTTAATTTCTGTCCGGCATTGAAGTACTGAACCTCAAAAAGAGAAGACTaacttttttcatattaaactcACTGGCATATCTGCACCATTTACGTAATTTTAATTTCCAAAATTTATAGCTTTTTAAACTGTGAAATTGAAGTTGGAATGTTGAAATTAACATGAGAAATCGGAGCATGTGTTTCTAATTTTTTGGCGTGTAGGACATAATAGATGTTGTGGATTAATTAGTCATGGTTGTCAGAAACTGACTAAACCTTCTAGGCTTTTGCTTGACTTCTAGTTGCTCTTCCTTGCCTCATCCGTTTGTTGTTAATATGTTTATCCAAATTTTTTTGGCTTGCTAAGAGTTGAGATCTGTTTTTTGTTTTCGTTCAGTTGGTTAGTTAGCTTGTTTTCTTCGTTGTTACTTTGTGCTATTTGGGGGTCTTATAGAAGCTTAGCTCTCTCTCTCccacattttttttcttaaaaatctttattttggaaaaaaaaaaatctttaaccAATAAATGTTCATACAGTAAATGATTTTAGGGAATGACAAATCAGGAAATTGCATTTAGGCATTATTAGTCAATTTTCATCGCTGAATGTATAAAACATGATTGGTGCATTTTTCCATGGGTAGCCTATGTTACTTTTCTAATTTTAttcctttatattttatttagtttaattatatCTCAGAAATTTGTTGTTCATTGAGATAGTTCACTAGGAAAAACACACACACATGTGCATGGCAATACAGCACAAACTGCTCTCTGAAGAGTTACAATTAGACAGCAACATTGGGCATGATTTTATACTATGCTAAGTACTCATCATTTTGGTTTCCCAGTTGCATTAATCTTGTTAGTTGTCAATGTGGTTATTGAACATAAAGGTGCTTAATTTTTGGCACAACATTTGTCTGATATTTGGCTATTTCTGTGGGTATTTGTGGAAAATGAGAAGTGCACATTTTTCTAGTCCTTGATAGGCTTACATAACTAGAAAGTGCTTGCCTTGATTAAGAATTTCATGCAAAGGTTAGAAGAAGCCTTTTCAAATTGTTTTATTAGTTGCATTCATTGTTCACTTTTACAGATGTCCTTCACATTCCTAGCTCACTTTCTTGTATATGGACTGCAGCCTCTTTTTCAAGCAGGAGATGGAGCTTTCCTTGATTGGACTTCAGAATGCTGGAAAGACTTCTCTTGTAAATGTTGTTGCAGTAAGTACAATATTGCATGTAGAAGATATTCTTTTCCCTCTGATACCTTTTTGCGTGAACTAATGGATCTGACTTCTTGGCCTTGCTTCTAGACGGGTGGATATAGTGAAGATATGATTCCTACGGTAAGTTATCTTTCAGAAATATTTCCATTCACATGAATTATGTTTCCAAAAGATTTAATGTTGCATCTTGTGAATAGGCATATTCTCTCAGTTTTTGGTTCTTTTTTCCTCTTCCATCTAATATCTATATTTGTTATATTTCTTGGGTACATATTTTGTTTACTAGTAGTGTGTCATTTTATTTTCAGGTTGGATTCAACATGAGAAAAGTAACAAAGGGGAATATCACAATAAAGTTATGGGATCTTGGAGGTCAACCTAGATTCCGAAGTATGTGGGAGCGATATTGTCGTGCAGTTTCTGCCATTGTGTATGGAACAACTCTACTTGAATTCACTCATACAAAGTTCATAATTCACATTTCATTGGTCTCATAATTTATGCTTGTTCTATCTTCTATAGGACAAAAATCTAAAGAGTTGAGGATTTGTTGTTTCTTCTTAAAGGTCGATAGAACTCAGTTTCCCTCTTTGGTCTTTTCTGTTGATTAAAAGCTTCTTGTTAAGGAGCCTGGCTtctctaatttataattaattttggtTAGTTTAGAGATTTGAAAACTGGTTTTGCTGGAATTtaagatattttcactaaaatgCAATGGCTAAACTTTCATTAATGGAAGAAAAATTGCTTCCATTCTCTCTTAAACATGGAAAGCTACCAAATTTATTAGTACTTAGGATTACACGTATCTCCAGGTTGGAACTTATGTTCTATTAACTGTTAGGAGAGACTCAACATTTGATGTTTATTGGATTCCCTGGAATGATCTCTTCCCACTCTAACTACTGAACTTTCCACCAAcaatatatgtgtgtgtgtatatatatatatatatatagtttagtATATCCtgcaaaatttttattaaagaatCATGTCTTAACAAGGTATAGTTTATATGTTGACCAGTTGTGTAATTTTAGAATCTCAGGATGAAGTGAATGCCATGACTAGGGAATGGGTTTCCAATCTCAGATAACAGGTTGAAGAAATTTCAGCTTCCAGCTTGCTTTGTGGTTGTTAAGGATCGATATTTCATTTGACACATATTCGTGTAGGTTATATTGGTCCTCTTGCTTCAATTAGATCATTCAAAATTGAAAAAGTTGTCACAGATGAATTCCCATGTCTAATTTAAATCCTTAGTTGTGAATCCAATGTTTTGTATAATGGACATGGCTTCCCTGTCTATCTGAAGTTGTATTATTTTGTTGGTTTTTGCTCAAGCTATTTCTTAATTTGCTGACAACTAATGTGGTTGAATTTTGTTTATTGCTGCAGTTATGTGGTTGATGCTGCTGATCCTGATAATCTTAGCATCTCAAGAAGTGAACTTCATGATTTGTTAAGCAAACCATCCTTGATTGGGATCCCATTGATGGTGCTAGGGAACAAGATTGACAAACCAGGAGCTCTTTCAAAGCAGGCTTTGACTGATgaaatgtatgatatgtttaaCTTGAATCCTAAAAAAAGGGGGCaaaaaagcaaaaagaaaaacaaaatacaTGCATATTCAATGAATATTATTACATAAGTTGCCGACTTTAGAGATGTTCATTGTTCTGATACTGAAAATGATCTTTTGTGTTGTAGGGGTTTGAAATCAATTACTGACAGAGAAGTTTGTTGTTTCATGATCTCTTGCAAGAACTCAACCAACATAGATTCTGTTATTGATTGGCTGGTTAAGCACTCAAAGTCGAAGAGCTAAGTTGTTTTGTGTGTTATAATTTAGGTTCCATTGAGGGCCATTGATTCTGAGTTCTGCCTCATCTAACTTTCTCTCTGTATTGTTTTAATCTTCCTTTCTTCTGAGCTGTTTTTACTGTATGCTAGATGATATTCTTTCGCATGGCTTGGTATTCATGTATACCTTTCTTTATGCGAATCAAGTTTCGTTCTTCTCACATGTGTTTCTTGGCTTTTTTAACTTTTTGCTTGTAGGGACTTCTCCAGTTCTCAAGGCATGACAGAGAGATTCTGCTGCCTtcgttattattattgtttttgtcAATAATATATCATAATATGAAGTTGAGAGGTATTCTATGAGAGATGTTGGCAACTCTTCATTTTGTTTTGGAATAAAGCATCTTTTAGTCTTTAGTTGCATTTCTgtttttataaaagttttaacTATTTTACGGTTAGTGAATGCAAGGTCCTGATTTGCTGCTTGAGCTTTTGCACTCTTTTAAAGTTCATGGATACAATACTTCTTTTGTATCCTTAGGGGCTTAATAGTTATAATTTCTCCAGTTCTCAAGGCATGACAGAGAGATTCTGCTGCCTTCGTTATTATTGTTTTTGTCAATAATATATCATAATATGAAGTTGAGAGGTATTATATGAGAGATGTTGGCAACTCTTCATTTTGTTTTGGAATAAAGCATCTTTTGGTCTTTAGTTGCATTTCGgtttttataaaagttttaaatattttacggTTAGTGAATGCAAGGTCCTGATTTGCACATGCTTGAGCTTTTGCACTCTTTTAAAGTTCATTTGTATCCTTAGGGGCTTAATAGTTATAATTTCTTAAGCTTTAAgtgttgaattgaatttttataatttttttttttttaaattgagagTTAACGTTAGAAGGTTGATTCATTTTCAATGATTAATCTTAGATTTTTTCCAtgctatgtttttttttttgttcttttaaaGAAAAAGTCAACAACAACAGAAACCCTAATGCAGAAACGAGGGCTGTTCAGCAAAGCACGGCAGATTTCATCGTTAGAACAAAATGGGTATTTTGGAATGGGTTTTTTAAGTcctataaaaagaaataaaattaggTTAGTTAATcaataatacaataaaaaaataattaattttgatgtaaCATCTACTCCGATTGTTATTGAAGCAATCGAAAAAGGAAGATTTTGTGGCACAACCCTTCATTTTGAAAATCCTGAGCACCCAAAGTATGTCttccaacaaattaaaaaaagcaTAATAAGTTATTATTTCAAAATGAGTTTACAAAAGTAAAAATTGATACAACCTTGTTTATTAAACCACCCACATGATCTACTCATTGTCCAAGTCTATGCAAATGATACCATCTTTGATAATAGACTTGGATCTTTTAACCCATGTTTTGATGGTAATGAATAATGGGAGTATTAGAAAATTCactagtttatttttaaaattatttaattaaaatatttatatattttataaaattaaatttttaatcaatttattttaattttaattagaaaaatttaataatatgaatatttaaaactatagatactaaataataaatataattaaaattataaatacgaaataatatatatgatttaagataattaattttatatatattttgattgaataattttgaaataaagacgatttaattaatttcataaaagtTTAGTAATTTAATTATAGTTTACCCATAAATAATTAGTCTATTACTGACTATATTAGCCGGTGTTTGTGTTCAATTTTTAGATCCCTCGTTGAAAACAATCAAACAGCTGTAGAGTAAGAGCCAAAACGTGAAGGCAACCTTGTGGGAAAAGTCtacattataatatttttaattttatatttgtaaGTTCCAATTATTTATGTATGATGGCTAAAATCCAGCTTATCACCTAAATTTATTAGAATGATTTTTCACTAAATTATTGGGCAAAGGAGAATCAAtcaagttctttttttttttttaaaaaaaaagaaatcttatggttgaaaaataaattaatagtttatgCTGCTTTAAGTGGATCGAAAATCTGAGCTTTTTAGCAAAAATTatgacattttaaaatttttagttgatTAGGGCGAAAGGATTTTCGCATGCCGAAAATCGTATTTCAAaagtgaattttaaataaaggtTGTATTTGACAATATTATTTAGTGTTTAGATTAGattaaaatattagttttattatttattatttgatgattatattattttcaataattaaataaaaaaattttaatatttaaaagttgAATAAGTGATTATCTCTAACATCCTAATAGTGGGAAAATTTTAATTGCATTTTTTATACTTGTATTCTTTTCTttgtattcttttctttttacacAAATTCACAAGCCTCATTCTTAATATATAATGGATAAGctgatttaatgaaatatttattttaatttttttattttaaaaaattaataatttattccttctcatttaaaaaaattacattttaatttttaccttCAGATTCAGATTTAAAGTTAACTTacaattaattttcataaaaaagacaaaaatatCTTTAATCTCTACCATTAGAATtagaaaaaattagaaaaattaaactgttaaatgttaaatttattgaatattGCATAGTTAAATTTACTATAAACAGTAAATATCATCATCATAATCTAATTAATAACTAAGCTCGATGGTggactaggggtgagcattcaatcggttcggtttaaaatcgaatcgaatcgaactgaataaaccgaaaattaaaattttagtgtttataaaaaccgaaccaaattgattttgatcagaaactgaatcgaaccgaactgatctgattcagttcgattcggttcggtttaatcgatttcgatttttaataattttttattttttacactttattttaaatattttaaaatttaattaaaatattttaattttaatataatttaatttttctatattattgaaaaaatatattattatcactaatcagtttggttagattttttcggttttttctgattaaaatcaaaccgaaataaccgaaatttctaaaattaaaaaccaaaccgaaccgaatcgaaatgtataaaaaatcgaaataaaatttcaaatcaattcggttctgtcgattttttcggtttgaaccaaaTACGGCTCACCCGTATAGTGGACCACATCGATGCGTGCCGTCACCATACGATAGTTAATTACATGGCCTGATCAAGCATTGGCAGACACTAAAAGTCGAGCAACCCTTACTTTTTCGTCGGCAACTATTTTATCTCCTTTGTCGACGAGAATTAAGAGGAGACCAATTCCTCTCGGTTTCGTTGACTGCTATAACAGGGATGCACGTGAGTCGACGACACCACCTCTTGCAAGCATCACTAATGATATCACCAATAATGGAGACACTACGGTAAAGGGACGTATGAGCCTCAAAATCAATGGATCGCAAAAACATGCATGATTTATACAAATCGCACAAACCTACCACAACTTCGAAATAATAGATTCGAGGTACAATCACCATGAACCGCGTCTGCTTTCGCCAAATTGGCCGAATTTAAGCACATTTCGCCCTGGTATTATAGTCGTCTCATGaaaatttaagataattaacggcaaattaaagtttttttaaatgtgaacgactaaattgtaaatttttaaaaacacaAAGATTAAAATCTCAATTTATGATTAGTTTTTCATCATCCACTCATTACTTTTTGttattttacatttaattaACTATTTTCCAACTGAACATTATGCTTTAAACCACTATATAAACATCGAACAACTACCAACTAATATCTAACGGTTAACTCTTACTAAAACAACCGATTGTTAATTGAACAACTACTATACCGATCAGGACCAAGAAGGCTTCAAATAATTGAAAGTAGTACCTTTAACCGTCGAACTTAGATTTTCACAGGCGTGCACACATACACAGCCTGGGAGGGAGATGTAGTTACTCAAAAATCACTCTTAATACTAGATTGATCAACCATAAAAAAATACAAGCATCAATTCATCTTACAGCCAATCTAGTTGTCCTATTTCTGATTCTTTAACTGGTATCCACTCTTTACCCCATTATAGACTTTCATGTCAAAAAAACCTGTATGTTCCCAACCAAAGGAACACATCTTCATAGTTTAATAATTGCATTTGCGAGATTTTACAAGACTAACTCACCTTTACAGTAATAACAGTTTCATACAGCTGCACCACCATGATGAGAATTCCAATGCATCTTTTCATGCCCATGTCCATTTGAAAAACTTAAGTCActgcaaaatataaaaataaggtTAGTGACGATAAAAACACAAAAATGAGATCAAACTTTGTAAGTTCATAAATGTTTGTGCTTTCTGATGAAGTTTTGCTAAATTCCCTCCCAAATTGCAAACcctataatgaaaaaaataaaaacaaaaaattaaagataataaAAGAAGAGGAAATTGAATGAGAAAAATGAATAACATATAATGAAAGTAGAAGATGAGAAGCTATTATAGGCTAAACCTGAAAAGTTTCAAACGAGGGGAAAACAAGAATAAAAAGCATATTATACTTTTCCTTAATCTTTCATGATTTCACATCTTAGAATTGTGGATAGGTTTGATTTTATGGACAAACTTTAGGACTGAAGTAGAATTACCCTGATTGTTGGATGAAATATTATGAATTTCAGCATTTACGCTTAGAAAACAATAttctaaaatagaaaataaagcaTAATTTCTCGCTAACATAAAATTAATAGGAACTCTTAGTCAAGATTCAGGCCTCCCAAACATCCGCTAAATTAcctgaattttctttttgtgGGACTCTCATAAAGGAAAGAACTATGAAAATAATTTGTAACTTCAGTACTTCTCTAAAGCTAATAATAAAGTATACCTTTAGGAAGACCTGCTGAGAACAGCATTTAATGGATGGCGTGTCCTATACTTGAATGCCTTCATTGCTGCTTCGGCAAAAACTTGTGCTGCTTCTGCTTCAGCTTCTGCTGCCTCAGCCTCCCTTGCTGCCTCTTCAGCTTCTGCAATTGCAGCTTCTGCCTCTGCAACTGCTTTTGCAGCAGCTGCAGCAGCCTCTTGGGCAGTCATGCCCCTAATCTTTGATAGCTCTTGATCAACCACAGATTTAGTCAAGATTTTGGTCTTACTCTTCTCTGATTTTGAACAATCCTTCTGTTTTCCCTCTACAGGTAAGTGGACAGAATTTCTTCTTCCTTCAGAAACTGCTGGATTAGGTGCAATGCTGTACTTATGTTTTACCTGTCATTTTTGGAAACACAGACAAATACAACAAGATGATTCATTAGATGATCATACAGCACCTTCTTTCATAATATCTTCCAGTTTTATGGGCCCAAGCACATCTCTCCCTTTGAAAATCCTTTCCACATTATGTGTTACTGAGAATACAACAGCTGGCCATTATTCTTTaaactgaatttttttaatgttttctaTCCACAACTTTTATAATCATTTTCTGCTAATACCTTCCAGAAGACAACAGCCAACTATTTTCACCATAATTTCAGTGTCATGTATTATAGACTTCTAAAAATGATTCGAAACAAGAAAACAAGAGGAATTAATAGTTACTTTGCAGGCAGCAGATGTTATTTAAATTAGCTTCAAGAGTCCAAACCATGTTCACATTTGATACCGTTAAACAAAGTGATTATGGTGAAGGCAGAGTTGGCAAAgcagaagagaaagaaaaattgaAATGTATAGAAAATCAGTTAAGAAATAATAAGTGAGAGCTAGCAGAAATTTGTAGTCAACAGAAATATAGACGTTTGCTACTGATTTtctcaaaaaaacaaaaatagcaAATCATGTTTCTACCTAGGACATTTATTCGTAGACTACaaatttgacttcagtttccAAAAAGGAAACATTATTTTCAAACCATGATAGAGCTGCAGCATCAGATCACCTTGACCAACTTTCCCTTTGCAGTCAGAAGCTTTAATTTTCCTACCAATAGCTTCCTGATGTTTGAGGGTGCCCTGTATTTCTCCTACAAATTTAAAAGCTGATAAGTTCAAAATTAGTTTGACAAATGTACACATTAGCATATGAGAAAAAGAAACAGCAGTTTTGACTATTTTGTTCCGAAAGCTGCACATCCTATCATTTTGCAATGGATACAGTTCATTTTAAATGCAGGAAACAAAATCTATGGTTTGCATTATTTCTGTTGATAATTGATAGGGCTAGGATGGGAGGAAAGAAGGCTGTCAGAGAGCTAGCAGGCACAGGCATTAGAGGGAGACAGAGAGAGAGCAGAAAAGAGGAGAAGACATTCAAAATATGTAAGCATGTAGTTCCACTTTCTTTAGTATTTCATCCTACAGTGTACAAACAAACAAACTTCTCCGAATTAGAACTAAAAGACATACCTCTATGTACAATGCAATTGAAGCCCTGTCAGAACCACTTGGTTCCTTCAATGTAGTAATGGCCTCTAATATAAGATTATCCAACCTACAACCACAAAGTTTGTCCAAATCATTACTCACATCATGCTAAAAACGGACATTGTAATTTCCAATACAAAGATATAATAACCTTATACAACCAAGATCTCCCACACATCTTTGAAAGGACTCAGGAAATCGTAGCTCTGAATACATGAACTATTTGTTAGATTACAACAGTATGGGTTCTCAATTATTATTCTATTGATTGCATGGATGACATTTTTACATAAGCAAAATTACTATTTCACCAATCACCATTTAACAAGAGTATCTTCATTTAAATTATCTCCTAAAAAATGTAGTCATTTATATGATCTGTAGACCTTAGTCATCATATCAAACGACAAAAGGCCAAGTCGGACATCAAAGAGATGAAGAGAAAGTGTCAGGGAAAAAAGACACAAGAAGCAGATAACATTTTGTCAGACAGATTTGTTTACATACCATGTTAATATAAGGAGTGCTAGTGAATCTAAAATG
This genomic interval from Manihot esculenta cultivar AM560-2 chromosome 12, M.esculenta_v8, whole genome shotgun sequence contains the following:
- the LOC110627746 gene encoding ADP-ribosylation factor-like protein 8a isoform X1 gives rise to the protein MGLWEAFLNWLRSLFFKQEMELSLIGLQNAGKTSLVNVVATGGYSEDMIPTVGFNMRKVTKGNITIKLWDLGGQPRFRSMWERYCRAVSAIVYVVDAADPDNLSISRSELHDLLSKPSLIGIPLMVLGNKIDKPGALSKQALTDEMGLKSITDREVCCFMISCKNSTNIDSVIDWLVKHSKSKS
- the LOC110627746 gene encoding ADP-ribosylation factor-like protein 8a isoform X2; translation: MDCSLFFKQEMELSLIGLQNAGKTSLVNVVATGGYSEDMIPTVGFNMRKVTKGNITIKLWDLGGQPRFRSMWERYCRAVSAIVYVVDAADPDNLSISRSELHDLLSKPSLIGIPLMVLGNKIDKPGALSKQALTDEMGLKSITDREVCCFMISCKNSTNIDSVIDWLVKHSKSKS
- the LOC110628517 gene encoding telomere repeat-binding factor 2 translates to MGAPKQKWTPEEEAALKAGVLKHGTGKWRTILMDPEFSAILRQRSNVDLKDKWRNINVTAIWGSRQKAKLALKKNPQTPKCDDNPKALSVVVQGNEEIVNAKPLAISSGTPRNFGSKEILARLDNLILEAITTLKEPSGSDRASIALYIEEKYRAPSNIRKLLVGKLKLLTAKGKLVKVKHKYSIAPNPAVSEGRRNSVHLPVEGKQKDCSKSEKSKTKILTKSVVDQELSKIRGMTAQEAAAAAAKAVAEAEAAIAEAEEAAREAEAAEAEAEAAQVFAEAAMKAFKYRTRHPLNAVLSRSS